From a region of the Halostella litorea genome:
- a CDS encoding biosurfactant protein 1, with amino-acid sequence MTDQYADYEALRPLGEATHVPDDQLASSSGEPRRQRSGGVDTDYPDGPTADETECASCGASIPAGQSKCRFCLTNHLEAADDQDTSTAETTLLHVIQLLVEASTFYGAVGKGSAAATLLARADDDPVVDDCKLIYDLDEEPAPQLVDQWPSLPSATQVTSECGNQLLAAARERTAWTETTQSCHDGEHTTVLYEETGSGVHSEERLASLREDADDDLWLVPAIALQESVGKTDTEQPQREHPNRTHLECRECDRETKHRFRDFEAAPDDEWTGQPMWGCQRCGTPRYGPEPEAGQ; translated from the coding sequence ATGACCGACCAGTACGCCGACTACGAAGCCCTCCGACCGCTCGGCGAAGCGACCCACGTTCCCGACGATCAACTCGCCAGTAGTAGTGGCGAGCCCCGGCGGCAACGCTCTGGTGGCGTCGACACGGACTATCCAGATGGCCCGACAGCAGATGAGACCGAGTGCGCTTCCTGTGGAGCGTCAATCCCCGCTGGCCAGTCGAAGTGCCGATTCTGTCTCACGAACCATCTCGAAGCAGCCGACGATCAGGACACATCGACTGCCGAAACGACTCTCCTCCACGTTATCCAGCTGCTCGTCGAGGCGTCGACGTTCTACGGCGCCGTCGGGAAGGGATCTGCTGCGGCCACCCTCCTCGCGAGGGCAGATGATGACCCAGTAGTCGATGACTGCAAGCTAATCTATGATCTCGACGAGGAACCGGCCCCACAGCTTGTCGATCAGTGGCCCTCGCTCCCCTCGGCGACACAGGTCACGTCTGAATGTGGTAATCAGCTGCTCGCGGCTGCTCGTGAGCGGACGGCGTGGACAGAGACGACGCAGTCCTGTCACGACGGCGAGCACACGACGGTCCTCTACGAGGAAACCGGGAGTGGGGTTCACTCCGAAGAGCGTCTTGCAAGCCTACGTGAGGACGCAGACGACGACCTCTGGCTGGTGCCGGCGATTGCGCTCCAGGAATCCGTTGGCAAGACCGATACCGAACAGCCACAACGCGAGCACCCAAACAGAACTCACCTCGAGTGTCGGGAGTGTGATCGGGAGACTAAGCATCGATTTCGCGATTTCGAGGCTGCCCCCGATGACGAATGGACCGGGCAGCCAATGTGGGGCTGTCAGCGGTGCGGCACGCCACGCTACGGGCCCGAACCCGAAGCCGGTCAGTAA
- a CDS encoding restriction endonuclease — protein MAVLDDLSGFEFEDVMEDVFRNLGYENVRQAEKTADEGRDVLMEDVVDGTRRAIIVECKHTGTVGRPVVQKLHSAIATFDFDGPKRGMVVTTGRFTNPAQEYAQRLQQNDDPHPIELLDGEDLREIADEIGLDLYNGRIEILCDDTLRPYDPAVDVDAPVAEAFRDIENIEAADLPEPHSSVTFRPVVAVIADTNAVFETSVGVIHRVNDRTRFVAHAERGQPQVVDEDVATMVTENLHATVDLDTEQFAEVFDDVEERRFGQTQTEYKEWAVERLQQHHTTTVTYTGDNNVTYNKTCEPNRSDISVQSIEPVYLPEVRHTTDLQEYTYPYEYYAAGPSRVTAEDGIHRCVHCDTSGGDETYTYCPNCGAIACSSHTKTERLEGEPVCTGCAVTERFALKTKYFYDEENLEAFREEYAAMPIHEKVMENKLLAGGCVVATLLLVVGLLAIGGII, from the coding sequence ATGGCTGTACTGGACGATCTCTCGGGGTTCGAGTTCGAGGACGTGATGGAGGACGTGTTCCGCAACCTCGGCTACGAGAACGTCCGCCAGGCCGAGAAGACGGCCGACGAGGGCCGCGACGTCCTGATGGAGGATGTCGTCGACGGCACGCGGCGTGCGATCATCGTCGAGTGCAAGCACACGGGGACGGTCGGGCGGCCGGTCGTCCAGAAGCTCCATTCGGCGATCGCGACGTTCGACTTCGACGGCCCCAAACGCGGCATGGTCGTCACGACCGGCCGGTTCACGAACCCTGCTCAAGAGTACGCCCAGCGCCTCCAGCAAAATGACGACCCCCATCCAATCGAGTTGCTTGATGGCGAGGACCTCCGGGAGATCGCCGACGAGATCGGTCTCGACCTCTACAACGGGCGCATCGAGATTCTCTGCGACGATACCCTACGCCCGTACGACCCGGCCGTCGACGTCGACGCGCCCGTCGCGGAGGCGTTCCGCGACATCGAGAACATCGAGGCCGCCGACCTCCCAGAACCGCATTCGTCGGTGACGTTCCGCCCGGTGGTCGCGGTTATCGCGGACACGAACGCCGTCTTCGAGACGTCGGTAGGCGTCATTCACCGGGTCAACGACCGGACGCGATTCGTTGCCCACGCCGAACGCGGGCAGCCGCAGGTCGTCGACGAGGACGTCGCAACGATGGTCACCGAGAACCTCCACGCGACGGTCGACCTCGATACCGAGCAGTTCGCGGAGGTGTTCGACGACGTCGAGGAGCGCCGGTTCGGGCAGACCCAAACGGAGTACAAGGAGTGGGCCGTCGAGCGGCTCCAGCAGCACCACACGACGACGGTCACCTACACCGGTGACAACAACGTCACGTACAACAAGACTTGCGAGCCGAACCGCTCGGACATCTCCGTGCAGTCGATCGAGCCCGTATACCTCCCCGAGGTTCGGCACACGACCGACCTCCAGGAGTACACCTATCCCTACGAGTACTACGCGGCAGGCCCGTCACGAGTGACAGCGGAGGACGGCATCCACCGCTGCGTCCATTGTGACACGAGCGGCGGCGACGAGACGTACACCTACTGTCCGAACTGCGGGGCCATCGCCTGCTCCAGCCACACCAAAACGGAGCGGCTGGAAGGCGAACCGGTCTGTACGGGCTGCGCGGTGACGGAACGGTTCGCATTGAAGACGAAGTACTTCTACGACGAGGAGAATCTCGAGGCTTTCCGCGAGGAGTACGCCGCGATGCCGATCCACGAGAAGGTGATGGAGAACAAGTTGCTCGCTGGAGGGTGTGTGGTCGCGACGCTGCTGCTCGTCGTCGGCCTGCTCGCCATCGGTGGCATCATTTAG
- a CDS encoding DUF6735 family protein, whose amino-acid sequence MGHRALVAYERTDGQYTLHYSHWGAANLKLKHRISAESPFGGDDTDSKWAKQLLAELADGLEADAVDGYLTGEDRPSSVVEPKPRATGLTLDEIVADHLDYLHHEAFFVVSTTFEVTAYRTLWFGLKYDSETVEQGETVGNGALATVRWYDGEPVGDGHLQGQFAALKDVVGDMLDKGVLTPSTARQYLKQKLAERVGDRQELLIPTGESPFEKASLRKS is encoded by the coding sequence ATGGGACACCGCGCACTCGTTGCGTACGAACGCACGGACGGACAGTACACGCTCCACTACAGTCATTGGGGCGCAGCGAACCTGAAGCTCAAGCACCGAATCTCGGCTGAGTCGCCGTTCGGTGGCGACGACACCGACTCCAAGTGGGCGAAACAGCTGCTGGCTGAACTGGCCGATGGCCTTGAGGCAGATGCGGTCGACGGCTACCTCACCGGCGAGGATCGTCCGTCGTCGGTCGTCGAGCCGAAGCCCCGCGCCACCGGGCTCACCCTCGACGAGATCGTTGCTGACCACCTCGACTACCTCCACCACGAGGCGTTCTTCGTGGTGTCGACGACGTTCGAGGTGACCGCCTATCGGACGCTGTGGTTCGGCCTGAAGTACGACTCGGAGACGGTCGAACAGGGAGAGACCGTCGGGAACGGCGCGCTCGCGACGGTGCGCTGGTACGACGGCGAGCCGGTCGGCGACGGCCACCTGCAGGGCCAGTTCGCGGCCCTCAAAGACGTCGTCGGCGACATGCTCGACAAGGGAGTCCTCACGCCGTCGACGGCGAGACAGTATCTGAAACAGAAGCTCGCTGAGCGGGTCGGGGATCGACAGGAGCTGCTCATTCCGACCGGGGAATCACCCTTCGAGAAGGCGAGTCTTCGCAAGTCGTAG
- a CDS encoding DUF7568 family protein — protein sequence MARITNWKRESRTPTLAYRNTETGARAVLHRAPDSYRYKWRGTILVDGYPVWSRGYETKDAKSFRDELQERPAPELSCPECPNSDVAIGGKTADCAKVQRWFECRSCGYEASSRIVYGAER from the coding sequence ATGGCTCGAATCACAAATTGGAAGCGCGAGAGCCGCACGCCCACACTCGCATACCGGAATACCGAGACCGGCGCTCGCGCTGTCCTACACCGAGCACCGGACTCGTACCGCTACAAGTGGCGTGGCACAATCCTCGTCGACGGCTACCCAGTGTGGTCGCGGGGGTACGAGACGAAAGACGCGAAATCGTTCCGTGATGAGCTCCAGGAACGGCCAGCGCCCGAACTGAGTTGTCCCGAGTGTCCGAACAGCGACGTGGCAATCGGTGGGAAAACGGCTGACTGCGCGAAGGTTCAGCGCTGGTTTGAGTGTCGGAGCTGTGGGTACGAAGCATCCTCGAGAATCGTGTACGGCGCCGAGCGCTGA
- a CDS encoding DUF7567 family protein produces the protein MSLEVIDRHSEALFEFLWCPVCGHQVFSHIPFEGVFCKNCNTQVELQESRETRGYEEAVLACFDTHSTWNLHVDEKLRRDLPDGSARVKILGAPADYEVDWWSPKPDEDWEPVERGEFDDAEEPSEVSHLA, from the coding sequence ATGAGTCTGGAAGTTATCGACCGCCACAGCGAAGCACTGTTCGAGTTCCTCTGGTGTCCCGTCTGCGGGCACCAGGTATTCAGTCACATTCCGTTCGAAGGTGTGTTCTGCAAGAACTGCAACACGCAGGTCGAACTCCAAGAATCCCGAGAGACACGCGGCTACGAGGAGGCCGTCCTCGCCTGCTTCGACACCCACTCAACGTGGAACCTCCACGTCGACGAGAAGCTCCGTCGCGACCTACCCGATGGGTCGGCGCGGGTGAAGATCCTCGGTGCCCCAGCCGACTATGAGGTCGACTGGTGGAGTCCGAAGCCAGATGAGGACTGGGAGCCGGTCGAACGTGGTGAGTTCGACGACGCCGAGGAACCTTCGGAGGTTTCTCATTTGGCTTAG
- a CDS encoding transcription initiation factor IIB — MATRDIYETGFDEDVRTESSANQCPECDGRVTTNAVETICEDCGLVIDEQRIDHGPEWRGFDVDERERTGAPLTAARHDRGLSTEIGRGTDANGNELSGQKRRRLARMRREQTRGRFQSKAERNLAHGLSEVRRISSALELSETTRDQACQLFRSAQNEDLLQGRSIEAMAAASVYGACRCNGRPRTLDDITESARVEQSRVTNAYTTLNTELGLPAQPVTPSAFVPQLASELDVSDQIRQRARQLAEASESTGATTGVRPSGFAAACLYKAGREDGRWLTQSDVADVANVSVVTVRTHRDALDELAV; from the coding sequence ATGGCAACCAGAGACATCTACGAAACTGGCTTTGACGAAGACGTCCGAACGGAATCGAGTGCGAACCAGTGTCCCGAGTGCGACGGCCGGGTCACCACCAACGCAGTCGAAACCATCTGCGAGGATTGTGGCCTGGTCATCGACGAGCAGCGGATCGACCACGGGCCAGAGTGGCGAGGGTTCGACGTAGACGAACGGGAGCGCACGGGTGCTCCGTTGACGGCGGCACGACACGATCGAGGGTTATCGACGGAGATCGGCCGCGGGACCGATGCGAACGGGAACGAACTCTCAGGACAGAAGCGACGGCGGCTCGCTCGGATGCGGCGTGAACAGACCCGTGGGCGGTTTCAGTCGAAAGCTGAACGCAACCTCGCACACGGGCTTAGTGAAGTCCGCCGGATCAGTAGTGCGCTCGAACTATCTGAGACGACCCGTGACCAGGCCTGCCAACTATTCCGTAGCGCTCAGAACGAGGACCTCCTGCAGGGCCGGTCGATCGAGGCGATGGCCGCCGCGAGTGTCTACGGCGCGTGTCGGTGTAACGGGCGGCCGCGAACGCTCGACGACATCACCGAGTCGGCGCGCGTCGAGCAATCGCGGGTGACGAACGCATACACGACGCTGAATACGGAACTTGGCCTGCCGGCCCAGCCGGTGACGCCCAGTGCGTTCGTTCCGCAGTTGGCCTCGGAGCTCGACGTCTCCGATCAAATCCGGCAGCGGGCTCGGCAGCTGGCAGAAGCATCGGAATCAACCGGGGCAACCACGGGAGTTCGGCCGTCCGGGTTCGCCGCAGCCTGTCTGTACAAGGCCGGACGCGAAGACGGACGGTGGCTCACCCAGTCGGACGTCGCTGACGTTGCGAACGTCTCGGTAGTCACCGTGCGGACCCACCGCGATGCGCTGGACGAACTGGCTGTCTAA